In one Carassius carassius chromosome 14, fCarCar2.1, whole genome shotgun sequence genomic region, the following are encoded:
- the LOC132156877 gene encoding transforming acidic coiled-coil-containing protein 3-like isoform X4 encodes MSSEALKENQGAVRMNSTSEAACDLFALEQPTGRPSILRQSQVDNISRTVHRGAKVCFQTPRRDPVTKRIMSPSRGSRPSSQEDSSKNLETLAASDQSSLLSKPSTTSIDMQSNSVAYPDEDMLVQSIGAYTLDLNNLDAINPFQGSSKMQNSPPKCSTLPESWTSEIIVSDTTAAPISEPQPEVTETALDETLPFVPSVENSLAECSASMSSAEGTVIIKTDNIENSATDVEESDMTEPAPVSQQIPVLEDQPVAQDSAQPPVGYYNLDFDNIDSLNPFQTGGSKIPNSPLIGKASVVSDPHLLSQEAKQEPDLSVHTADVPTSSDASIPPQENSTATEGSLSTAPPKENQMLLEFNFDDGAEVKRKPPPKHLGVKRSAGAKPVTKKTVAAATEKREPEPKQLLPNNPEEMEPVDVPPPKGSYTFDFDKFDDPNFNPFGTKATMGNSPPRGVQTGPVLMKAPAPVQEPEAFAQDDQPEAPAKDNQPEHSSSPLVSETNENIAETDLPVTKRQAEDVESFTVSSTNMPQNPAFQVPDLMATPDSKVDLQNQTNDLGVAAPSEDEFVPGALFMPGEDFDGQFDYLEQFGSSTFKESALRKQSLYMKFDPLFKESPKKTGMDSGNSGFSMPRPSLAIRMMEAAKSEVKQKSHRDRMKLLDDLPPPAVETVVPDPTVLDLLVPTLKQPMKTEDSIIEVLKYSQRDMDAALQKAERLAEKQQQELTTQIEKLQLENQHMLFIVSEFEATITQITDEHKQKEDLAKIELERVLQEKDQLSKELNELERSFSSVVKRLDRCKEVIEGFKKNEETLKQYAQNCMDRLQKEEKRYQALKAHAEEKLDQANKAINEVRTKQGAEVAALQVQLKREQLKVQSLEKDLEQKAKEVKDVTELCDDLLLKVQKHGY; translated from the exons ATGAGTTCTGAGGCGCTAAAGGAGAATCAGGGAGCTGTACGGATGAACAGCACTTCTGAAGCCGCTTGTGACCTTTTCGCGTTGGAACAGCCTACTGGCAGGCCCTCGATCCTGCGGCAGTCACAGGTTGACAACATCAGCAGGACTGTGCATAGAGGAGCAAAG GTTTGTTTTCAAACTCCACGGCGAGACCCAGTCACAAAGAGGATCATGTCCCCGAGCCGTGGTAGTAGGCCATCCAGCCAAGAGGACAGCAGTAAAAACCTGGAAACTCTCGCGGCCTCTGACCA gaGTTCACTGTTGAGTAAACCTTCCACCACATCAATTGACATGCAGAGTAACAGCGTTGCCTACCCTGATGAAGATATGCTTGTTCAGAGCATAGGGGCCTATACCCTTGATCTTAACAATCTAGATGCCATCAACCCTTTCCAGGGGTCCAGTAAAATGCAGAATTCTCCTCCTAAATGTTCGACCTTACCTGAGTCCTGGACATCAGAGATTATAgtatcagatacaactgcagccCCCATTTCTGAACCTCAGCCAGAGGTGACTGAAACTGCACTTGATGAGACTCTTCCCTTTGTCCCATCAGTGGAGAATTCCCTTGCAGAATGTTCTGCCAGCATGTCTTCAGCAGAGGGCACGGTCATCATCAAGACTGACAACATTGAAAACAGTGCCACAGATGTGGAGGAGTCTGATATGACTGAACCAGCACCAGTGTCACAACAGATTCCTGTTTTGGAAGATCAGCCTGTGGCCCAGGACTCAGCACAACCCCCTGTGGGATACTACAACTTGGATTTTGACAACATTGACTCGCTCAACCCATTCCAAACCGGTGGCTCAAAGATCCCAAACTCTCCTCTAATTGGCAAGGCATCAGTAGTTTCCGATCCACACCTCTTAAGCCAAGAAGCTAAACAGGAACCAGACCTCTCAGTCCACACTGCAGATGTCCCAACATCTTCAGATGCCTCCATACCACCTCAAGAGAACTCCACTGCCACAGAGGGCTCCTTATCTACAGCGCCCCCTAAAGAGAACCAGATGTTACTAGAGTTTAATTTTGATGATGGAGCTGAAGTCAAGCGCAAACCTCCTCCGAAACATCTTGGGGTCAAAAGATCTGCAGGTGCAAAACCTGTGACCAAAAAAACTGTTGCAGCAGCCACAGAAAAGAGAGAACCAGAACCCAAGCAGTTGCTCCCTAACAATCCGGAAGAGATGGAACCTGTGGATGTTCCTCCTCCTAAAGGTTCTTACACCTTTGATTTTGACAAGTTCGATGACCCAAATTTTAACCCCTTTGGCACAAAGGCTACAATGGGTAACTCTCCACCACGCGGTGTTCAGACTGGCCCGGTTTTGATGAAAGCACCAGCTCCAGTTCAAGAGCCTGAGGCTTTTGCACAAGATGACCAGCCTGAAGCCCCTGCAAAAGACAACCAACCAGAGCACAG TTCTTCCCCTTTAGTTTCTGAAACCAATGAAAACATTGCAGAAACTGATCTTCCTGTCACTAAGAGG CAGGCAGAAGATGTAGAGTCATTCACTGTGTCCAGCACTAACATGCCCCAGAATCCAGCATTTCAGGTGCCAGACCTCATGGCAACACCAGACTCTAAAGTGGATCTACAGAAccagactaatgatcttggtgtgGCGGCACCAAGTGAAGATGAGTTTGTGCCAGGAGCATTGT tcATGCCAGGGGAAGATTTTGATGGGCAATTTGATTATCTGGAGCAGTTTGGATCAAGCACT ttTAAGGAGTCGGCCTTGCGGAAGCAGTCACTGTATATGAAGTTTGACCCACTGTTTAAGGAGAGTCCAAAGAAAACTGGAATGGACAGTGGCAACTCTGGATTTAGCATGCCACGGCCTTCTCTTGCTATTAG GATGATGGAAGCTGCGAAGTCTGAAGTAAAGCAGAAATCACACCGTGACCGTATGAAGCTGCTGGATGATCTGCCTCCACCA GCAGTGGAAACTGTGGTGCCAGATCCAACTGTTCTGGATTTGCTGGTTCCCACATTAAAACAGCCAATGAAGACCGAGGACTCCATAATAGAGGTTCTGAAGTACAGCCAGAGAGACATGGATGCTGCACTACAGAAAGCAGAGAGGCTG GCAGAGAAACAGCAGCAAGAGCTTACGACTCAGATTGAGAAGCTGCAACTGGAGAATCAGCATATGCT gTTTATAGTGTCAGAATTTGAGGCCACCATCACTCAAATCACTG ATGAACATAAACAGAAGGAAGATTTGGCCAAAATTGAGTTAGAGAGAGTCCTCCAGGAAAAAGACCAGCTGTCCAAAGAGTTGAATGAGTTGGAGAGATCCTTCTCCTCCGTTGTCAAACGTCTTGACAGATGCAAGGAAGTCATTGAGGGATTCAAAAAG AATGAGGAAACTCTGAAGCAGTATGCACAGAACTGCATGGACAGACTGCAGAAAGAGGAAAAGCGTTATCAAGCTTTGAAAGCCCATGCTGAGGAGAAGCTAGATCA AGCGAATAAGGCCATAAATGAGGTTCGTACTAAACAGGGTGCAGAAGTGGCAGCACTGCAGGTGCAGCTCAAAAGAGAACAGCTGAAAGTTCAGTCCCTAGAAAAGGATCTGGAACAAAAG GCTAAAGAAGTCAAAGATGTCACAGAACTGTGTGATGACCTGCTACTTAAAGTGCAAAAGCATGGTTATTAG
- the LOC132156877 gene encoding transforming acidic coiled-coil-containing protein 3-like isoform X3, with the protein MQSNSVAYPDEDMLVQSIGAYTLDLNNLDAINPFQGSSKMQNSPPKCSTLPESWTSEIIVSDTTAAPISEPQPEVTETALDETLPFVPSVENSLAECSASMSSAEGTVIIKTDNIENSATDVEESDMTEPAPVSQQIPVLEDQPVAQDSAQPPVGYYNLDFDNIDSLNPFQTGGSKIPNSPLIGKASVVSDPHLLSQEAKQEPDLSVHTADVPTSSDASIPPQENSTATEGSLSTAPPKENQMLLEFNFDDGAEVKRKPPPKHLGVKRSAGAKPVTKKTVAAATEKREPEPKQLLPNNPEEMEPVDVPPPKGSYTFDFDKFDDPNFNPFGTKATMGNSPPRGVQTGPVLMKAPAPEPEAFAQDDQPEAPVKDNQPEHSSPPAVSGTNENIAETDLPVTKRQAEDVESFTVSSTNMPQNPAFQVPDLMATPDSKVDLQNQTNDLGVAAPSEDEFVPGALFMPGEDFDGQFDYLEQFGSSTFKESALRKQSLYMKFDPLFKESPKKTGMDSGNSGFSMPRPSLAIRMMEAAKSEVKQKSHRDRMKLLDDLPPPAVETVVPDPTVLDLLVPTLKQPMKTEDSIIEVLKYSQRDMDAALQKAERLAEKQQQELTTQIEKLQLENQHMLFIVSEFEATITQITDEHKQKEDLAKIELERVLQEKDQLSKELNELERSFSSVVKRLDRCKEVIEGFKKNEETLKQYAQNCMDRLQKEEKRYQALKAHAEEKLDQANKAINEVRTKQGAEVAALQVQLKREQLKVQSLEKDLEQKAKEVKDVTELCDDLLLKVQKHGY; encoded by the exons ATGCAGAGTAACAGCGTTGCCTACCCTGATGAAGATATGCTTGTTCAGAGCATAGGGGCCTATACCCTTGATCTTAACAATCTAGATGCCATCAACCCTTTCCAGGGGTCCAGTAAAATGCAGAATTCTCCTCCTAAATGTTCGACCTTACCTGAGTCCTGGACATCAGAGATTATAgtatcagatacaactgcagccCCCATTTCTGAACCTCAGCCAGAGGTGACTGAAACTGCACTTGATGAGACTCTTCCCTTTGTCCCATCAGTGGAGAATTCCCTTGCAGAATGTTCTGCCAGCATGTCTTCAGCAGAGGGCACGGTCATCATCAAGACTGACAACATTGAAAACAGTGCCACAGATGTGGAGGAGTCTGATATGACTGAACCAGCACCAGTGTCACAACAGATTCCTGTTTTGGAAGATCAGCCTGTGGCCCAGGACTCAGCACAACCCCCTGTGGGATACTACAACTTGGATTTTGACAACATTGACTCGCTCAACCCATTCCAAACCGGTGGCTCAAAGATCCCAAACTCTCCTCTAATTGGCAAGGCATCAGTAGTTTCCGATCCACACCTCTTAAGCCAAGAAGCTAAACAGGAACCAGACCTCTCAGTCCACACTGCAGATGTCCCAACATCTTCAGATGCCTCCATACCACCTCAAGAGAACTCCACTGCCACAGAGGGCTCCTTATCTACAGCGCCCCCTAAAGAGAACCAGATGTTACTAGAGTTTAATTTTGATGATGGAGCTGAAGTCAAGCGCAAACCTCCTCCGAAACATCTTGGGGTCAAAAGATCTGCAGGTGCAAAACCTGTGACCAAAAAAACTGTTGCAGCAGCCACAGAAAAGAGAGAACCAGAACCCAAGCAGTTGCTCCCTAACAATCCGGAAGAGATGGAACCTGTGGATGTTCCTCCTCCTAAAGGTTCTTACACCTTTGATTTTGACAAGTTCGATGACCCAAATTTTAACCCCTTTGGCACAAAGGCTACAATGGGTAACTCTCCACCACGCGGTGTTCAGACTGGCCCGGTTTTGATGAAAGCACCAGCTCCA GAGCCTGAGGCTTTTGCACAGGATGACCAGCCTGAAGCCCCTGTAAAAGATAACCAACCAGAGCATAG TTCTCCCCCAGCAGTTTCTGGAACCAATGAAAACATTGCAGAAACTGATCTTCCGGTCACTAAGAGG CAGGCAGAAGATGTAGAGTCATTCACTGTGTCCAGCACTAACATGCCCCAGAATCCAGCATTTCAGGTGCCAGACCTCATGGCAACACCAGACTCTAAAGTGGATCTACAGAAccagactaatgatcttggtgtgGCGGCACCAAGTGAAGATGAGTTTGTGCCAGGAGCATTGT tcATGCCAGGGGAAGATTTTGATGGGCAATTTGATTATCTGGAGCAGTTTGGATCAAGCACT ttTAAGGAGTCGGCCTTGCGGAAGCAGTCACTGTATATGAAGTTTGACCCACTGTTTAAGGAGAGTCCAAAGAAAACTGGAATGGACAGTGGCAACTCTGGATTTAGCATGCCACGGCCTTCTCTTGCTATTAG GATGATGGAAGCTGCGAAGTCTGAAGTAAAGCAGAAATCACACCGTGACCGTATGAAGCTGCTGGATGATCTGCCTCCACCA GCAGTGGAAACTGTGGTGCCAGATCCAACTGTTCTGGATTTGCTGGTTCCCACATTAAAACAGCCAATGAAGACCGAGGACTCCATAATAGAGGTTCTGAAGTACAGCCAGAGAGACATGGATGCTGCACTACAGAAAGCAGAGAGGCTG GCAGAGAAACAGCAGCAAGAGCTTACGACTCAGATTGAGAAGCTGCAACTGGAGAATCAGCATATGCT gTTTATAGTGTCAGAATTTGAGGCCACCATCACTCAAATCACTG ATGAACATAAACAGAAGGAAGATTTGGCCAAAATTGAGTTAGAGAGAGTCCTCCAGGAAAAAGACCAGCTGTCCAAAGAGTTGAATGAGTTGGAGAGATCCTTCTCCTCCGTTGTCAAACGTCTTGACAGATGCAAGGAAGTCATTGAGGGATTCAAAAAG AATGAGGAAACTCTGAAGCAGTATGCACAGAACTGCATGGACAGACTGCAGAAAGAGGAAAAGCGTTATCAAGCTTTGAAAGCCCATGCTGAGGAGAAGCTAGATCA AGCGAATAAGGCCATAAATGAGGTTCGTACTAAACAGGGTGCAGAAGTGGCAGCACTGCAGGTGCAGCTCAAAAGAGAACAGCTGAAAGTTCAGTCCCTAGAAAAGGATCTGGAACAAAAG GCTAAAGAAGTCAAAGATGTCACAGAACTGTGTGATGACCTGCTACTTAAAGTGCAAAAGCATGGTTATTAG
- the LOC132156877 gene encoding transforming acidic coiled-coil-containing protein 3-like isoform X1: MQSNSVAYPDEDMLVQSIGAYTLDLNNLDAINPFQGSSKMQNSPPKCSTLPESWTSEIIVSDTTAAPISEPQPEVTETALDETLPFVPSVENSLAECSASMSSAEGTVIIKTDNIENSATDVEESDMTEPAPVSQQIPVLEDQPVAQDSAQPPVGYYNLDFDNIDSLNPFQTGGSKIPNSPLIGKASVVSDPHLLSQEAKQEPDLSVHTADVPTSSDASIPPQENSTATEGSLSTAPPKENQMLLEFNFDDGAEVKRKPPPKHLGVKRSAGAKPVTKKTVAAATEKREPEPKQLLPNNPEEMEPVDVPPPKGSYTFDFDKFDDPNFNPFGTKATMGNSPPRGVQTGPVLMKAPAPVQEPEAFAQDDQPEAPAKDNQPEHSSSPLVSETNENIAETDLPVTKRPAEDVGSISSDASISPQENSTATEGSLSTAPPKENQMLLEFNFDDGTEVKRKPPPKRLGVKRSVGAKPVTKKAVATEKKEPEPKQLLPNNPEEMEPVDVPPPKGSYTIDFDKFDYTNFNPFGTKATMGNSPPRGVQTGPVQEPEAFAQDDQPEAPVKDNQPEHSSPPAVSGTNENIAETDLPVTKRQAEDVESFTVSSTNMPQNPAFQVPDLMATPDSKVDLQNQTNDLGVAAPSEDEFVPGALFMPGEDFDGQFDYLEQFGSSTFKESALRKQSLYMKFDPLFKESPKKTGMDSGNSGFSMPRPSLAIRMMEAAKSEVKQKSHRDRMKLLDDLPPPAVETVVPDPTVLDLLVPTLKQPMKTEDSIIEVLKYSQRDMDAALQKAERLAEKQQQELTTQIEKLQLENQHMLFIVSEFEATITQITDEHKQKEDLAKIELERVLQEKDQLSKELNELERSFSSVVKRLDRCKEVIEGFKKNEETLKQYAQNCMDRLQKEEKRYQALKAHAEEKLDQANKAINEVRTKQGAEVAALQVQLKREQLKVQSLEKDLEQKAKEVKDVTELCDDLLLKVQKHGY, translated from the exons ATGCAGAGTAACAGCGTTGCCTACCCTGATGAAGATATGCTTGTTCAGAGCATAGGGGCCTATACCCTTGATCTTAACAATCTAGATGCCATCAACCCTTTCCAGGGGTCCAGTAAAATGCAGAATTCTCCTCCTAAATGTTCGACCTTACCTGAGTCCTGGACATCAGAGATTATAgtatcagatacaactgcagccCCCATTTCTGAACCTCAGCCAGAGGTGACTGAAACTGCACTTGATGAGACTCTTCCCTTTGTCCCATCAGTGGAGAATTCCCTTGCAGAATGTTCTGCCAGCATGTCTTCAGCAGAGGGCACGGTCATCATCAAGACTGACAACATTGAAAACAGTGCCACAGATGTGGAGGAGTCTGATATGACTGAACCAGCACCAGTGTCACAACAGATTCCTGTTTTGGAAGATCAGCCTGTGGCCCAGGACTCAGCACAACCCCCTGTGGGATACTACAACTTGGATTTTGACAACATTGACTCGCTCAACCCATTCCAAACCGGTGGCTCAAAGATCCCAAACTCTCCTCTAATTGGCAAGGCATCAGTAGTTTCCGATCCACACCTCTTAAGCCAAGAAGCTAAACAGGAACCAGACCTCTCAGTCCACACTGCAGATGTCCCAACATCTTCAGATGCCTCCATACCACCTCAAGAGAACTCCACTGCCACAGAGGGCTCCTTATCTACAGCGCCCCCTAAAGAGAACCAGATGTTACTAGAGTTTAATTTTGATGATGGAGCTGAAGTCAAGCGCAAACCTCCTCCGAAACATCTTGGGGTCAAAAGATCTGCAGGTGCAAAACCTGTGACCAAAAAAACTGTTGCAGCAGCCACAGAAAAGAGAGAACCAGAACCCAAGCAGTTGCTCCCTAACAATCCGGAAGAGATGGAACCTGTGGATGTTCCTCCTCCTAAAGGTTCTTACACCTTTGATTTTGACAAGTTCGATGACCCAAATTTTAACCCCTTTGGCACAAAGGCTACAATGGGTAACTCTCCACCACGCGGTGTTCAGACTGGCCCGGTTTTGATGAAAGCACCAGCTCCAGTTCAAGAGCCTGAGGCTTTTGCACAAGATGACCAGCCTGAAGCCCCTGCAAAAGACAACCAACCAGAGCACAG TTCTTCCCCTTTAGTTTCTGAAACCAATGAAAACATTGCAGAAACTGATCTTCCTGTCACTAAGAGG CCAGCTGAAGATGTAGGGTCAATATCTTCAGATGCCTCCATATCACCTCAGGAGAACTCTACTGCCACAGAGGGCTCCTTATCTACAGCGCCCCCTAAAGAGAACCAGATGTTACTGGAGTTTAATTTTGACGATGGTACCGAAGTCAAGCGCAAACCTCCTCCGAAACGTCTTGGGGTCAAAAGATCTGTAGGTGCAAAACCTGTGACCAAAAAAGCAGTTGCAACAGAAAAGAAAGAACCAGAACCCAAGCAGTTGCTCCCTAACAATCCGGAAGAGATGGAACCTGTGGATGTTCCTCCTCCTAAAGGTTCTTACACCATAGATTTTGACAAGTTTGACTACACCAACTTTAACCCCTTTGGCACAAAGGCTACAATGGGTAACTCTCCACCACGCGGTGTTCAGACTGGCCCGGTTCAGGAGCCTGAGGCTTTTGCACAGGATGACCAGCCTGAAGCCCCTGTAAAAGATAACCAACCAGAGCATAG TTCTCCCCCAGCAGTTTCTGGAACCAATGAAAACATTGCAGAAACTGATCTTCCGGTCACTAAGAGG CAGGCAGAAGATGTAGAGTCATTCACTGTGTCCAGCACTAACATGCCCCAGAATCCAGCATTTCAGGTGCCAGACCTCATGGCAACACCAGACTCTAAAGTGGATCTACAGAAccagactaatgatcttggtgtgGCGGCACCAAGTGAAGATGAGTTTGTGCCAGGAGCATTGT tcATGCCAGGGGAAGATTTTGATGGGCAATTTGATTATCTGGAGCAGTTTGGATCAAGCACT ttTAAGGAGTCGGCCTTGCGGAAGCAGTCACTGTATATGAAGTTTGACCCACTGTTTAAGGAGAGTCCAAAGAAAACTGGAATGGACAGTGGCAACTCTGGATTTAGCATGCCACGGCCTTCTCTTGCTATTAG GATGATGGAAGCTGCGAAGTCTGAAGTAAAGCAGAAATCACACCGTGACCGTATGAAGCTGCTGGATGATCTGCCTCCACCA GCAGTGGAAACTGTGGTGCCAGATCCAACTGTTCTGGATTTGCTGGTTCCCACATTAAAACAGCCAATGAAGACCGAGGACTCCATAATAGAGGTTCTGAAGTACAGCCAGAGAGACATGGATGCTGCACTACAGAAAGCAGAGAGGCTG GCAGAGAAACAGCAGCAAGAGCTTACGACTCAGATTGAGAAGCTGCAACTGGAGAATCAGCATATGCT gTTTATAGTGTCAGAATTTGAGGCCACCATCACTCAAATCACTG ATGAACATAAACAGAAGGAAGATTTGGCCAAAATTGAGTTAGAGAGAGTCCTCCAGGAAAAAGACCAGCTGTCCAAAGAGTTGAATGAGTTGGAGAGATCCTTCTCCTCCGTTGTCAAACGTCTTGACAGATGCAAGGAAGTCATTGAGGGATTCAAAAAG AATGAGGAAACTCTGAAGCAGTATGCACAGAACTGCATGGACAGACTGCAGAAAGAGGAAAAGCGTTATCAAGCTTTGAAAGCCCATGCTGAGGAGAAGCTAGATCA AGCGAATAAGGCCATAAATGAGGTTCGTACTAAACAGGGTGCAGAAGTGGCAGCACTGCAGGTGCAGCTCAAAAGAGAACAGCTGAAAGTTCAGTCCCTAGAAAAGGATCTGGAACAAAAG GCTAAAGAAGTCAAAGATGTCACAGAACTGTGTGATGACCTGCTACTTAAAGTGCAAAAGCATGGTTATTAG
- the LOC132156877 gene encoding transforming acidic coiled-coil-containing protein 3-like isoform X2 has protein sequence MQSNSVAYPDEDMLVQSIGAYTLDLNNLDAINPFQGSSKMQNSPPKCSTLPESWTSEIIVSDTTAAPISEPQPEVTETALDETLPFVPSVENSLAECSASMSSAEGTVIIKTDNIENSATDVEESDMTEPAPVSQQIPVLEDQPVAQDSAQPPVGYYNLDFDNIDSLNPFQTGGSKIPNSPLIGKASVVSDPHLLSQEAKQEPDLSVHTADVPTSSDASIPPQENSTATEGSLSTAPPKENQMLLEFNFDDGAEVKRKPPPKHLGVKRSAGAKPVTKKTVAAATEKREPEPKQLLPNNPEEMEPVDVPPPKGSYTFDFDKFDDPNFNPFGTKATMGNSPPRGVQTGPVLMKAPAPVQEPEAFAQDDQPEAPAKDNQPEHSSPPAVSGTNENIAETDLPVTKRQAEDVESFTVSSTNMPQNPAFQVPDLMATPDSKVDLQNQTNDLGVAAPSEDEFVPGALFMPGEDFDGQFDYLEQFGSSTFKESALRKQSLYMKFDPLFKESPKKTGMDSGNSGFSMPRPSLAIRMMEAAKSEVKQKSHRDRMKLLDDLPPPAVETVVPDPTVLDLLVPTLKQPMKTEDSIIEVLKYSQRDMDAALQKAERLAEKQQQELTTQIEKLQLENQHMLFIVSEFEATITQITDEHKQKEDLAKIELERVLQEKDQLSKELNELERSFSSVVKRLDRCKEVIEGFKKNEETLKQYAQNCMDRLQKEEKRYQALKAHAEEKLDQANKAINEVRTKQGAEVAALQVQLKREQLKVQSLEKDLEQKAKEVKDVTELCDDLLLKVQKHGY, from the exons ATGCAGAGTAACAGCGTTGCCTACCCTGATGAAGATATGCTTGTTCAGAGCATAGGGGCCTATACCCTTGATCTTAACAATCTAGATGCCATCAACCCTTTCCAGGGGTCCAGTAAAATGCAGAATTCTCCTCCTAAATGTTCGACCTTACCTGAGTCCTGGACATCAGAGATTATAgtatcagatacaactgcagccCCCATTTCTGAACCTCAGCCAGAGGTGACTGAAACTGCACTTGATGAGACTCTTCCCTTTGTCCCATCAGTGGAGAATTCCCTTGCAGAATGTTCTGCCAGCATGTCTTCAGCAGAGGGCACGGTCATCATCAAGACTGACAACATTGAAAACAGTGCCACAGATGTGGAGGAGTCTGATATGACTGAACCAGCACCAGTGTCACAACAGATTCCTGTTTTGGAAGATCAGCCTGTGGCCCAGGACTCAGCACAACCCCCTGTGGGATACTACAACTTGGATTTTGACAACATTGACTCGCTCAACCCATTCCAAACCGGTGGCTCAAAGATCCCAAACTCTCCTCTAATTGGCAAGGCATCAGTAGTTTCCGATCCACACCTCTTAAGCCAAGAAGCTAAACAGGAACCAGACCTCTCAGTCCACACTGCAGATGTCCCAACATCTTCAGATGCCTCCATACCACCTCAAGAGAACTCCACTGCCACAGAGGGCTCCTTATCTACAGCGCCCCCTAAAGAGAACCAGATGTTACTAGAGTTTAATTTTGATGATGGAGCTGAAGTCAAGCGCAAACCTCCTCCGAAACATCTTGGGGTCAAAAGATCTGCAGGTGCAAAACCTGTGACCAAAAAAACTGTTGCAGCAGCCACAGAAAAGAGAGAACCAGAACCCAAGCAGTTGCTCCCTAACAATCCGGAAGAGATGGAACCTGTGGATGTTCCTCCTCCTAAAGGTTCTTACACCTTTGATTTTGACAAGTTCGATGACCCAAATTTTAACCCCTTTGGCACAAAGGCTACAATGGGTAACTCTCCACCACGCGGTGTTCAGACTGGCCCGGTTTTGATGAAAGCACCAGCTCCAGTTCAAGAGCCTGAGGCTTTTGCACAAGATGACCAGCCTGAAGCCCCTGCAAAAGACAACCAACCAGAGCACAG TTCTCCCCCAGCAGTTTCTGGAACCAATGAAAACATTGCAGAAACTGATCTTCCGGTCACTAAGAGG CAGGCAGAAGATGTAGAGTCATTCACTGTGTCCAGCACTAACATGCCCCAGAATCCAGCATTTCAGGTGCCAGACCTCATGGCAACACCAGACTCTAAAGTGGATCTACAGAAccagactaatgatcttggtgtgGCGGCACCAAGTGAAGATGAGTTTGTGCCAGGAGCATTGT tcATGCCAGGGGAAGATTTTGATGGGCAATTTGATTATCTGGAGCAGTTTGGATCAAGCACT ttTAAGGAGTCGGCCTTGCGGAAGCAGTCACTGTATATGAAGTTTGACCCACTGTTTAAGGAGAGTCCAAAGAAAACTGGAATGGACAGTGGCAACTCTGGATTTAGCATGCCACGGCCTTCTCTTGCTATTAG GATGATGGAAGCTGCGAAGTCTGAAGTAAAGCAGAAATCACACCGTGACCGTATGAAGCTGCTGGATGATCTGCCTCCACCA GCAGTGGAAACTGTGGTGCCAGATCCAACTGTTCTGGATTTGCTGGTTCCCACATTAAAACAGCCAATGAAGACCGAGGACTCCATAATAGAGGTTCTGAAGTACAGCCAGAGAGACATGGATGCTGCACTACAGAAAGCAGAGAGGCTG GCAGAGAAACAGCAGCAAGAGCTTACGACTCAGATTGAGAAGCTGCAACTGGAGAATCAGCATATGCT gTTTATAGTGTCAGAATTTGAGGCCACCATCACTCAAATCACTG ATGAACATAAACAGAAGGAAGATTTGGCCAAAATTGAGTTAGAGAGAGTCCTCCAGGAAAAAGACCAGCTGTCCAAAGAGTTGAATGAGTTGGAGAGATCCTTCTCCTCCGTTGTCAAACGTCTTGACAGATGCAAGGAAGTCATTGAGGGATTCAAAAAG AATGAGGAAACTCTGAAGCAGTATGCACAGAACTGCATGGACAGACTGCAGAAAGAGGAAAAGCGTTATCAAGCTTTGAAAGCCCATGCTGAGGAGAAGCTAGATCA AGCGAATAAGGCCATAAATGAGGTTCGTACTAAACAGGGTGCAGAAGTGGCAGCACTGCAGGTGCAGCTCAAAAGAGAACAGCTGAAAGTTCAGTCCCTAGAAAAGGATCTGGAACAAAAG GCTAAAGAAGTCAAAGATGTCACAGAACTGTGTGATGACCTGCTACTTAAAGTGCAAAAGCATGGTTATTAG